From the Brachyspira intermedia PWS/A genome, the window ATAATTCCCTTCCTTTTTATTTGTTTATTAAAATTATTTTAATTTTTTACATTATAAAATATAATTATTTAGGTTCTTAAACCTCCTTTATAATTTTTTTAATAAGTTTAATACCCTATTTTCTAATATATCCAAATAAATATCTAATATGCAATTTTCACATTATTTTATATACTATAAAATGTTTTTAATAAAAATCATAACAGTATATATTCTATTAATCAAATTATGAAATATTATTTTCAACAAATAAAACTATTATATATCAAAAATATTAATATATTTATAGCTTATAAAAATACTTTTTATTTTGATAATCAATATAATCTTATTCAAAGTGCAAAAATATTTATTACTTTATAATATCAATAATATAAAAAAACTCAAAAAACAATTTTACAGTATTAATGCGGTAATTAAATTTGTAGGACTTTAATATTTGTATAATATAAAATGACGGAAAGTATGAATATTATAAGAGGGCATTACTATAACGCCCTCTATTTTTATTTTAAATTACGAATTTTTTGAATTCTTTTGCAAGTTCACTAGCATCTGTACCAACTACTATATGAATTTCATTATTGTTTATTGTTTCAACTGCAGGATAATATTTCTTTATCTCTTCAATATTAACTTTATTAATATCTTTTATTTCCAATCTCAATCTAGTAGCACAATTAGTAACTTTAGTTATATTATCTATACCTCCAACTAATGGAAGAAGTAATGATGTTTTTAAAGTTTGACTTCCTAGCAATTTTTCTAAATCTTCAGCAAGCTCACTTACAGAAGTACCAACTACTATATGCACTTCTTTATCATTTATCTTTTGTACTGCCGGATAATACTTTTTTATTCCATCAGCATTAACCTTATTAACATCTTTCAATTCAAGTCTTAATCTAGTAGCACAATTATTTACTTTTACTATATTTTCTATTCCGCCAATCAAAGGAATAAGCATTAATGCATCATTAGCATAAGTAATATCTCTATCATTAGTTTCATAAGAAGTAATTAACTTTTCTAAATCCTCAGCAAGCTCGCTTACAGAAGTACCAACTATTATATGAACTTCTTTATCATTTATCTTTTGTACTGCTGGATAATATTTTTTTATCTCTTCAGTATTTACTTTATTAACATCTTTTACTTCAAGTCTCAATCTAGTAGCACAATTATTTACTTTTACTATATTTTCTCTATTTCCAAGTAAAGGAAGAAGAGTCATAGCTCTATTAGAAGCATTATCATCAAAAGCCATTATTCTCTCTAAAGATTCAGCTAATTCGCTTGCATTTGTACCAACTACTATATGAACTTCTTTATCACTTATCTTCTGTACTGCTGGATAATATTTTTTTATCTCTTCAGCATTTACTTTATTTACATCTTTTACTTCAAGTCTTAATCTAGTAGCACAGTTATTTACTTTTACTATATTTTCTCTTCCGCCTAGCAAATTCATAGGAAGTATAAATTTAACATCTTTTTTATTTGATTCCATTGTTAAACCTCATAATATTTATAATGTACAATACTAACATAATATGTATTTTATTTCTAGTATATATTGAAATGCCATAGTTTATGGATTTTTTATTAAAAATGATATAAATAAAATATGTTAGAAAACTAACATGTAAATTTATAAAAGACTATCTTTTATAATCATATTAAATATTGTTTGTATATATTTAACTAAAGTTAATAATTTTTTAATAAAATAAAACTGAAAAATGTTTTCTATAAACTTTATTTTAATTAATTTTTCATATAAAAAGCTCGGCAATAATAAATACTGCAAGCATTAAAACATATGAAATACAATAAAAAAAATAATTATTTATTCAATAATTTTTTTAATTCATCAGCTAATTCAAAAGCCTTAGTACCAACTATTATATGAACTTCTGTAGGACTTATTTTCTGTACTACTGGATAATATTTTTCTTCATTAATCTTATCAGCATTTACAACTTCCAATCTAAGTCTTGTAGCACAATTATTTATATTTACTATATTTTCTCTGCCTCCAAGCAAAGAAATAATATCTGATAAATTATTGTAAACACTATAATCAGAAGCTAATATTTTCTCTAAAGATTCAGCAATTAAATTGGCATTAGTACCAACTATTATATGAACTTCTGTAGGACTTATTTTTTGTACAGAAGGATAATATTTTTCTATTTCTTTTTCATCAACTTTATTAGCATCTTTTACTTCAAGTCTTAATCTAGTAGCACAGTTATTTACTTTTACTATATTTTCTCTTCCGCCTAGCAAATTCATAGGAAGTATAAATTTAACATCTTTTTTATTTGATTCCATTGTTAAACCTCATAATATTATGATTTATAATACTAACATAATATTTATTTTATCTCTATAAAAAATAGCCCGCAATATAAATTGCAGGCTATCATATTATTATATAATGCTATATAAACAATTATTTTTTAGCTACTTTCTTGAACTCATCTGCTAAGAATTGCACTTTAGGGCCTACAATTACTTGTACAGAAGTTTTTCCAGGAGTTAATACACCAGGGAACATTTTTTTAATTTCAGCAGCTTGTATTATAGTATTATCTTTTACTTCTAATCTTAATCTAGTAGCACAGTTATCAATATCAACTATATTTTCTATACCGCCAAGTAAAGGAAGAAGCATTAATGCTTTTTCTGCATAAGAAGCATCGCCTGAAACACTAACTTCTACTTCTACATCATCATCATCTTCTCTTCCAGGAGTTTTAAGATTGAATTTCTGTATAGCAAAATTGAATATAACAAAATATAATACAAAGAATACTATACCTTGAATAATCAACATATACCAATTAACAGCTAATGGGTTTTTAGTAGAAAGAAGTAAGTCTATCAAACCAGCTGAGAATCCGAATCCAGCCATCCATTTCATACTAGCAGAAATAATTAAAGAAATACAAGTAAGTAAAGCGTGTATTACATATAATACAGGAGCTACGAACATGAATGAGAATTCTATAGGCTCAGTAACACCAGTAAAGAAGCTAGCAAAACCAGCAGCCAACATTATAGATTTAATTTTATTTCTATTTTCAGGCTTAGCATTTTTGATGAAAGCTAAACAAGCACCTAAAAGACCAAACATCATAATAGGGAAGAATCCAGCCTGATACATACCAGTAACACCTATTGTAGCTGTACCAGCATCTATAGAAGCCTGACCGCCTAAGAAATTAGGTATATCATTGATACCAGCAACGTCAAACCAGAATACTGAGTTAAGAGCATGGTGTAAACCAACAGGGATTAATAATCTATTGAAGAAACCATAAATACCTGCTCCTATAGGACCAAGACCTATTATAGCTTCACCAAATGCTACTAAACCGCCATAAATAGCAGGCCAAATAACCATTAAGATGAAAGATACTACCATCATAACTACAGATGTAATTATTGGTACAAATCTTCTTCCACTGAAAAATGCCAAAAATTCAGGCAATTTAATTTCAGAAAATTTATTATATAAACCTCCTGCTATAACACCGCAAAGTATTCCTATAAATTGGTTATTAATTTTAGCAAAACCAGCAGGAACTTGCTCAACAGGTTTACTTTGAATCATAGCAACTGTAGCAGGGGCTAAAAGAGTTGTAACAACAAGGAAAGCAACAAGACCAGCTAAAGCAGCAGCACCATTTCTATCTTTTGACATACCGAAAGCAACACCAATAGCAAAAAGTATAGGCATATTGTCTATAATAGAACCGCCGGCCTTAATAAAGAAAGCTGCAACTGGACTTCCGCCGCCCCATCCATTTGGGTCAATCCAATAACCAATACCCAAAAGAATAGCTGCTGCAGGTAATACAGCAACTGGAACCATTAGGGACTTACCTATTCTTTGTAGATAATTAAACATATATCCTCCATAAAAATTAAAAAAGTAATTATTTTACTTATATTACATAGTATAATACTTATTTATTATATTATCAAGTATTATACAATTTATTAATTCATTTTTTACAAGTTTTTATCATTTATGTAAATAAAAAACCTAAATTATTTATATTATATACGATATTTGAACATAAAAACTATTATAATATTTTTTAGGATAAAGTTATTTACTTTATAAACATTTGTGATAAAATAAAAATACAAAGTTATTTAGTGGAGGTATTTATAATGGGATTATTCTCTAAAAAAATCGAAATAAAAAGTCCTATAAAAGGCAGATTGGTTGATGTTACAGAAGTAAAAGATGAGGCTTTCTCTACAAAAGCACTTGGCGATGGAATGGCTATTGTACCAGAGGAAGGAAAAGTATACTCTCCTGTTGACGGCGAAGTTATAACAATGGTTGATAGTAATCATGCCATAGGATTATCTTCTAAAGGAATTGAAATACTTATACACATTGGAATGGACACTGTAAAATTGGGCGGTAAACACTTCAAAGCACATGTTAAAGAAGGAGATAAAGTTAAAGTAGGTACCTTATTAATAGAATTTGATAAAGAAGAAGTAGAAAAAGAATATGATATT encodes:
- a CDS encoding PTS transporter subunit EIIB, which encodes MESNKKDVKFILPMNLLGGRENIVKVNNCATRLRLEVKDVNKVNAEEIKKYYPAVQKISDKEVHIVVGTNASELAESLERIMAFDDNASNRAMTLLPLLGNRENIVKVNNCATRLRLEVKDVNKVNTEEIKKYYPAVQKINDKEVHIIVGTSVSELAEDLEKLITSYETNDRDITYANDALMLIPLIGGIENIVKVNNCATRLRLELKDVNKVNADGIKKYYPAVQKINDKEVHIVVGTSVSELAEDLEKLLGSQTLKTSLLLPLVGGIDNITKVTNCATRLRLEIKDINKVNIEEIKKYYPAVETINNNEIHIVVGTDASELAKEFKKFVI
- a CDS encoding PTS transporter subunit EIIB; this translates as MESNKKDVKFILPMNLLGGRENIVKVNNCATRLRLEVKDANKVDEKEIEKYYPSVQKISPTEVHIIVGTNANLIAESLEKILASDYSVYNNLSDIISLLGGRENIVNINNCATRLRLEVVNADKINEEKYYPVVQKISPTEVHIIVGTKAFELADELKKLLNK
- the nagE gene encoding N-acetylglucosamine-specific PTS transporter subunit IIBC, with amino-acid sequence MFNYLQRIGKSLMVPVAVLPAAAILLGIGYWIDPNGWGGGSPVAAFFIKAGGSIIDNMPILFAIGVAFGMSKDRNGAAALAGLVAFLVVTTLLAPATVAMIQSKPVEQVPAGFAKINNQFIGILCGVIAGGLYNKFSEIKLPEFLAFFSGRRFVPIITSVVMMVVSFILMVIWPAIYGGLVAFGEAIIGLGPIGAGIYGFFNRLLIPVGLHHALNSVFWFDVAGINDIPNFLGGQASIDAGTATIGVTGMYQAGFFPIMMFGLLGACLAFIKNAKPENRNKIKSIMLAAGFASFFTGVTEPIEFSFMFVAPVLYVIHALLTCISLIISASMKWMAGFGFSAGLIDLLLSTKNPLAVNWYMLIIQGIVFFVLYFVIFNFAIQKFNLKTPGREDDDDVEVEVSVSGDASYAEKALMLLPLLGGIENIVDIDNCATRLRLEVKDNTIIQAAEIKKMFPGVLTPGKTSVQVIVGPKVQFLADEFKKVAKK
- a CDS encoding PTS sugar transporter subunit IIA, whose amino-acid sequence is MGLFSKKIEIKSPIKGRLVDVTEVKDEAFSTKALGDGMAIVPEEGKVYSPVDGEVITMVDSNHAIGLSSKGIEILIHIGMDTVKLGGKHFKAHVKEGDKVKVGTLLIEFDKEEVEKEYDITSPVIIPNFSELKSLTKTAPRNVSTDDVIMTAVK